From Candidatus Babeliales bacterium:
CGAAATCTCACCGATGAGCAAAAAGAAGACATTATTTTAAATATGCCAAAAGATATATTAAATCAAAAAGAAGATGGTGGCTGCACTCCTTTACATATTGCAGCGGCAATTGTTAATGCACAACCAGAAAACCATCACAAAGTATTTAATAGCTTACTTAAAGCTGGAGCCGATTGCAGCCTTACTGATGATATAGGCAATAATCCATTGCATTTTTTAGTAGAAAAAAAAATAGCACCAAAAATTAGAAATACTTATACTCAGCTCATTAATAATTTCTTACGTACTTCTTATAAGCAAAGTCATACTAAGTGCTTAGAACAAAAAAATAATGAAAATAAAAATCCATATGAATATTGCAAAGACGAAGAACTTAAGCATTTTTTAACTCAAAGTCATATACAAGATTTAATAAAATTTGAGCAAAACGATCAATTATTAATTATAGATTAATTAAAATTAGATTTATGATATCAATCGAATGTATATTGCTTCTATAGCTTTTTTTTGATACGATGTTGCCATTCTTTATAAAGGCAATATATGTATCATAAAAAAGCGCATATACATTTTGTTGGTATTGGTGGCATCGGAATGAGTGGTATAGCTACGATATTAAAATATCAAGGCTATACCATTTCTGGTTGTGATAACGACCTACAACAACAAAGTATTATTGATTTACAAAAAATAGGTTGTCTTATTTTTGAAGGTAATAATACTGTGCATTGCCAAAATGCGCCCAGTGATATTCTTGTTTATTCCTCAGCAATTAAAGTAAATAATCCTGAAATAATAAATGCTCAGCAGCGGGGTATCCCCACAATTAGCAGAGCACTCATGCTTGCTGAACTTATGCGCACTAAATACAGCATTGCAATTTCTGGTTCTCATGGCAAAACAACCACAACTTCATTGATTTCTCATATTTTAATTGAAGCAGAGCGTGACCCAACGGTTATCATTGGTGGTCATTTAAAAAATATTTCAACAAATGCACGCTTTGGAAATGGCGACTTTTTAGTTGCCGAAGCGGATGAAAGTGATCGCTCATTACTCTCTTTACAAGCCACGCTTGCAGTAGTAACCAATATTGACCTTGAACATCTTGAAACATATACTGACATTGATGATATCAAAAATACTTTTAAACAATTTCTAAATAACTTGCCATTTTATGGTAAAGCTTTTTTATGCATTGATGATCCTCATATTCGTTCATTATTACCGCTTGCTCATTTAAAAACAATAAAATATGGATTAAATCCTCTTGCTGATTTTAAAGCAGAAAATATCCAATTAGAAGCTGATCATTCATTGTTTGAACTTTATATAAAAAAAGAAAAGCATGGCATTATACGCATAAATATGCTGGCAAACATAATGTTTTAAATGCATTGGCCGCTATTGCAGTAGCCACCGAACTTGGTATTCCTTTAGAGAGTACACAAAAAGCACTTGCTAATTTTAGCGGTATTGATCGACGATTTAGCTTCAAAGGAGTATATCGCGACGTTGAAATTTTTGATGACTATGGCCATCATCCCGTCGAAATTGAAAATACGTTGCTTGTAGCACGCAAAAGAGCGAAAGGAAATTTAATTGTTTTGTTTCAACCCCATCGCTTTACCCGGACCCAAAAATTGTGGGATCATTTCATTAATACTTTTTTGCAAAGCGATATAAATCACCTAATAATTACCGATATTTATCCGGCAAGCGAAGAAGCAATTGAAGGAATTTCAAGCCTCACGTTCGTTGAGGCATTAAAACAACATAATCCCTCATTTAAGGTGACTTATATCCGTTATGAGAAAGACTTTAATGAAATGCAAACCTATTTAAATACTATTCTTGCTAAAAATGATCTCTTACTCCTTTTGGGTGCCGGTAAAATCAATAAAATTGCCCCTGTTTTAATCAACTCCCAATCATAACTAAATAAATAACTATCCATAATTATTCAATTTGCAACCTTTATTTTGATATACTGTAAATAAAGGCTATTTTTATTTCCCAAAAAGGTGTGATAGTGAATTTAATAAAAAAAAGTTATGCTATTTTATGTAGTATTTTTATGATTTCAATTTGTGACATTAATATTGAAGCTCAAACTAAAGATTCTCAGCTTAGATCAGTTATTTTTCGGACTTTAGAAAAAAGTATTGCTCAGATAAATAATCTGAATAATATAATTCTTTTTTTATCTCAACCTGTAAGTCCGGATCCTAAGGTTTATAGATTAATGCATGATCAGATAACTATTAATTACATTATTAAGTTACTACAAAAAAAATATCCTGCAGATAGACTTCTGTATGCATTAATTTTGAGCAATGTTCCTGGTATGAAAAATTGGTTAAAAAACAAAATGAAAACTGATGACATCACAAAAGAAGAACTCCAAGAAAATCTTATTTTTATAACAAAAACACCTAATTATTTACAAAATACCCTGAGCCATTTAACTCGTTGGGAATTTTCTCAAACGCCAGCAATAACAATTTCTGCGCTAAAAACCATTATCCAGTTAGGCATAGATCCAAATATAAAAAATAGCAAAGGCAATACGCCTTTAATATATGCGGTATTATCAAATCAAATACCCATTGTGCAATTTTTATTAAGTCTTCCTCAAATTGATACCACAATCCGAAATGCACAAGGACAAACTGCATTAGATATTGCACAAAAAACAAATAATACACAAATCATTAATATGTTAAAAAATCATACGTCAAAAAAATAGGTTAAAAATGAATATATTAAAAAAAGAACTCGTTTTATTTATTTTCTTAACCCTGTCTACTCTAACAAACAGTATGCAAGTGGAAGAACCTGCAGAATCAGAAATTACGCTGGAAGAAATTCCTACTGAAATATTAGATCATATAATTATGCAAGTCGCCGATGACACAAATATTAATACAATTATTACAAGCCTTTCCGCCCTTTCTCATATAAAATTATTTTATGACTTATTAAGCGACTCAAAAACAATTAATAAAATTATACAAAAACTGAGCGTAAAAGATGATGTTAATCCCCTGTGGTTTGCCCTTCTATTATTTGAGTTGCCTGGAACAAAAAAATGGCTTGCTTTCAAAAACAAAACCCAATATCAGCCGTATTTTAATAAACTCGCTTTATTCCTTTTTTCGCATCATCAAGCACTCAAAGAACAATATTTTCTTGAATCAGGCACTGATAAATCAATCCTTACTTTTGAAGAAACCCCTTCTTTACATTTGCAAGTAGCAGATACTTTGCTAACTTTAGGCATTGATCCGAATCTTGCCGATTCACAAGGAACTACGCTACTCATGAAAGCAATTCAAACTTGTCAAAAAAATTTAGTTTATCTTCTATTGGCAACGCCCAGGATTGATATAAATGCGCAGAATCTTTATGGACGTACTGCATTAGATATCGCTAAAAACAAAAATAAACCTGAAATTATTGAAATACTTCAAAAAAATGTGGGAAAATGATAGTCCTTTCCTTGAATTCCTTAATTTTTAGCAAAAATTCATTTTTGGCTAACCTGAAAGCTTTTCTACCTAAGCAATTGATTTTATTGAGCAATAATATAAAATAATTATTGATAAAAAAATACAATTATCAAATGAGAGGTTGATTATGTATAAGAAAATAATTATTTTAACTTTAACAACACTGACTATAGCCCTATCATCTTTACATGCCGGAAGCGGTTCTTTCTTTGCCGGATTTGGTATCGGTACGGCAACAGGAATTATTGGCTCTAAAATGGCACATGAATGCCCAAGAAGCCGATATATTGAAGTTCATACAGTAGAACC
This genomic window contains:
- a CDS encoding ankyrin repeat domain-containing protein, producing MNKIYLFTLGMLCVFFNPNQAMENNNTNFSPIMNLILNRNLTDEQKEDIILNMPKDILNQKEDGGCTPLHIAAAIVNAQPENHHKVFNSLLKAGADCSLTDDIGNNPLHFLVEKKIAPKIRNTYTQLINNFLRTSYKQSHTKCLEQKNNENKNPYEYCKDEELKHFLTQSHIQDLIKFEQNDQLLIID
- a CDS encoding Mur ligase family protein yields the protein MYHKKAHIHFVGIGGIGMSGIATILKYQGYTISGCDNDLQQQSIIDLQKIGCLIFEGNNTVHCQNAPSDILVYSSAIKVNNPEIINAQQRGIPTISRALMLAELMRTKYSIAISGSHGKTTTTSLISHILIEAERDPTVIIGGHLKNISTNARFGNGDFLVAEADESDRSLLSLQATLAVVTNIDLEHLETYTDIDDIKNTFKQFLNNLPFYGKAFLCIDDPHIRSLLPLAHLKTIKYGLNPLADFKAENIQLEADHSLFELYIKKEKHGIIRINMLANIMF
- a CDS encoding cyanophycin synthetase; translated protein: MAAIAVATELGIPLESTQKALANFSGIDRRFSFKGVYRDVEIFDDYGHHPVEIENTLLVARKRAKGNLIVLFQPHRFTRTQKLWDHFINTFLQSDINHLIITDIYPASEEAIEGISSLTFVEALKQHNPSFKVTYIRYEKDFNEMQTYLNTILAKNDLLLLLGAGKINKIAPVLINSQS
- a CDS encoding ankyrin repeat domain-containing protein translates to MNLIKKSYAILCSIFMISICDINIEAQTKDSQLRSVIFRTLEKSIAQINNLNNIILFLSQPVSPDPKVYRLMHDQITINYIIKLLQKKYPADRLLYALILSNVPGMKNWLKNKMKTDDITKEELQENLIFITKTPNYLQNTLSHLTRWEFSQTPAITISALKTIIQLGIDPNIKNSKGNTPLIYAVLSNQIPIVQFLLSLPQIDTTIRNAQGQTALDIAQKTNNTQIINMLKNHTSKK
- a CDS encoding ankyrin repeat domain-containing protein; the protein is MNILKKELVLFIFLTLSTLTNSMQVEEPAESEITLEEIPTEILDHIIMQVADDTNINTIITSLSALSHIKLFYDLLSDSKTINKIIQKLSVKDDVNPLWFALLLFELPGTKKWLAFKNKTQYQPYFNKLALFLFSHHQALKEQYFLESGTDKSILTFEETPSLHLQVADTLLTLGIDPNLADSQGTTLLMKAIQTCQKNLVYLLLATPRIDINAQNLYGRTALDIAKNKNKPEIIEILQKNVGK